ATCACGGTGCGCCCGCACCACCACCGACCTCCGCGGTCCCACTGCCGTCGGCGTGCTCCCGGGGGGCGAACCCGGCGAAGTCCCCGGTGTCGCCGAGGCGGAGGAGGAAGGGACGCACGCGCGTGTAGCGGATCGCGGTGACCGAGCAGGGGTCGACGTGGATGCGCTGGAAGAGGTCCAGGTGGAGGCCGAGCGCGTCGGCGACGATCGCCTTCACGATGTCCCCGTGGGAGCACATGAGGTACGTGGCGTCCTCGCCGTGCTCGGCCTCGATGCGCGCGTTCCAGTCGCGTACGGCCTCGACGGCGCGGTTCTGCATGGCGCGCATGGACTCGCCGCCGGGGAAGGCGGCGGCGGAGGCGTGCGCCTGGACGACCTCCATCAGCGGCTCGTCGTTGAGCTCGGCCAGCTTGCGGCCCGACCAGTCGCCGTAGTCGCACTCGTTGATCCGGTCCTCGACGTGCAGCGGGAGACCGGGGCGGGCGTCCAGGAGCGGCCGCAGGGTCTCCCGGCAGCGCTGGAGGGGGCTGCTGACGGCCGCGGCGAGCGGAACGTCCGCGAGGCGCCCCGGCAGGGCGGCGGCCTGGGCGGCCCCGCGCTCGTCGAGCGCGATCCCGGGCGTGCGCCCGGCGAGGACCCCGGAGGTGTTGGCGGTGGAGCGTCCGTGCCGGACGAGGATCAGCGTGGCCATGCGGGCCAGCCTAGGCGGTGCGAGAATGCGCGGCGTGATCGTGGACTCTGCCATCTACCGGGACGGGCGCCGTACGGACGGCCCCGCCGACCTCTCGGACGCCCTGGAGGAGGCGCGGGCGACGGGCGACGCGTTCCTGTGGGTGGGGCTCCACGAGCCCTCGGAGGCGGAGTTCGCTCATGTCGCCTCGGAGTTCGCCCTGCACCCGCTGGCCGTCGAGGACGCCTTGAAGGCCCATCAGCGGCCCAAGCTGGAGGTCTACGACGACTCGCTCTTCGT
This is a stretch of genomic DNA from Streptomyces sp. R44. It encodes these proteins:
- a CDS encoding histidine phosphatase family protein; translated protein: MATLILVRHGRSTANTSGVLAGRTPGIALDERGAAQAAALPGRLADVPLAAAVSSPLQRCRETLRPLLDARPGLPLHVEDRINECDYGDWSGRKLAELNDEPLMEVVQAHASAAAFPGGESMRAMQNRAVEAVRDWNARIEAEHGEDATYLMCSHGDIVKAIVADALGLHLDLFQRIHVDPCSVTAIRYTRVRPFLLRLGDTGDFAGFAPREHADGSGTAEVGGGAGAP